GCAGGGAAGGCCCAACAGGGGCAGGGCCTCGCGAATCCGCATGGTCAAAGAGCGGCGACAGGGATTCAAGGAAGCTGTCAAGCCGATCTTCGCGGCAGCCTTCGGGCTTTTCACCATCGGCCTCGACCGCAGCGGGATTGCCGTCAATGTCCATGTCCTCGGCATCCAGCGAATCAAATTCGTCCTCGTCTTCTATGGCGCTTGCGCCGCGCGAACGCTTTTTGCCAAAACGCAGTTCGTTGAGCACGTTGGCGGCGCTGACCAGCCACGGACGCGCCCGCCCGCCAGAGAGCAGAGGGGCGGCCTGCCGCACGACCTGATCAAGAGGCGCACGGGCCACGCGCACGGGCCATACGGGCTGGCCCGTCAGCTCGCCCAGAACTTCCATAAGGGTTTTGCCCAGTTCAAGCGGCTGGGACGAGGTATCCAGCGCCAGCACCCGCACTGGGGCGCTGCGCCATTCAGGCCTTGCCAGCCAGAGGGCCAGCGGCAGGGTCAGAGGGCCGGAACCCACATCCACCAGCAGGGCCTCGCCACCCTGCGGAGCCACCGTGCGGGGGTCGGTCAGGGGCAGGCTTGCCAGCAGGCGAGTGAGACGCACAAGATTCCAGGGCAGAAAATAATACAGATAGGCGCTGATGGAGGCCGGGGAACTCCAGTACGGACGCGCCAGCCCTGCACGTTCTGTGGTCAGAAGACGCGAAAGCTGGGCCACGTCGTCGGGCAACGAGCGCTTGTGCCCCGCATTGAGCGGCCATACCTTGGTCAGGGCTTCGGGCAGCATATCCAGAATACGCTGTGTTTCAGCCGAAAGCGGTGGGAACAGCGCTCTGGCGGCAGGCCAAGCCCCCAATTCAAAAGAACGCACGGCGGGGCGCTGATTCTGGCGCTCAAAGCTGCGCTGCCCGGAGCGAGCAAAATCTCTGTCGCCCTCTCGCTTCTCAGGCCGAAATGCAGGCCTGCCGTAGCGATCTCTGGGTGCGTTGGGCGAACGTCCATCCTGACGGCGATCGTCACGGCGATCTGCGGGGCGGTCAGTCGGACGCCGGTCGTCACGGCGATTTTCGCGGTGGTCTTCTTGCCGACCATCGCGCCGTGCATCACGGCGGTCATCCTGCCCCCTTGATGGGCGGCTGCCGGGCCGACTATTGGGGCGACCGCCGGGCCTGTCGTCACGGCGGTCAGAAGAACGCCCGTCCCGGCGGTTATCCCGGCGGTCGTCCTGACGGCCAGAGTTGCGGTCGTCGCGTCCAGCAAATCTGCCGTCCGCGCCATCGCGCCGCACGGGCCTGTCGTCAGGTCTGCGCGGGGACTGGCGGCGAGGCTGGCTGCTGCCCTCGCCGGAACGGCGGCTACGCCGATCGGAATCGTTAAAAGAATCGTCTTTCGCGGACATTTATACTCCAAAGCGCATACGGCGCAGATAATCGGTGTGAAAATTCGGTTCGTCTACAAGGGGAAGCACCACGGCCTCGCGGCACATGCGGGCCAAAGGCGGAATTTTTTTGCTGTGCAGCGCAAGCAGCGCGGCTCCGTCCAGCGCGGTATTGCCCACGGCGCGAATACGCGGGGCAAGAACAGCGGGAACAAAGCCCAGAGTTTCAAGGTCGTCCGGCCTGACATATTCGCCCAGCGTACCAGCCAGGCACACTGCCGCAACATTGCTGGCAGGAATATTTGCCGCGCGCAGCAGCGCATCCAGCGCCAGGGCAAAGGCAGCCTTGACCTGCAACAGGGCCTCCACATCAGCGGCGGCAAGCCACAGGCCATGCGGCAGACGCAGGCGCGCGCCCGAACGGGGCAGGCCGGATGCCGGGGGTTCCCCTGCCGGATTGGGCTGTTCCAGCCCGGCAGCCAGCTTACGTGCCAGCGGCATGACCGGATTTGCCACAAACTGCCCGTCATTGCGCAGAACACCCGCGCGCAGCAACAAGGCCAATAGGGATAAGTACCCAGTGGCGCTTATACCACGCGCAACTGATCCCCCGACTCCTGTTCCAGCGCCAGCCGCAGAACCTACCGCCAGCCCCGCAGGGGACTGCCCCGCGTTTGCGCTCTGGCAGGCAGGGCAAGGGCAAGCACTGCTCTGCGCCATATGGTGGCGCGCCGCATCCATTGCATCTTCTGCGTCAGGGGACGCGCCTTCATAAAACTGCGCAGCAAGCCCCATGGGCGTGAGCGTAAAGCCCGTCACCACACCGGGGCCAGCCAGCTGGCCGCATTCAGGCCCAATACCTTCCAGAGCCGGGCCAAGGGGTACGCTGGTCAGCCACAACTGTCCAGTCTCGGTTACCAGTGCAAGTTCGCCGTTGGTGCCAAGATCGGCCAGCACAAAGGGCCGTGGAACATCCGCCTCCAACAGGGCGGCCAGCCCCGCGCTCAGGTCGCCGCCCACAAAGGGCGCGGACAGCGGCGGCACATAGACAGGCGGAAAATCCGGCAGGGCAACCGTTTCATCACCCTTGTGAGCCAGCCTGTACGGAGCGGCGCACAGGCCCTCCACATCGCGATCAAGAAAAATATCCGTCATGGCCGTATTGGCAGCCAGACACAGCCGAGTCACCCGCCCCGCGCCCGACTGCACGAGCGAATCCATGATGTCCAGCAGTTGCCGCCGGGCAAGCCCGGCCAGCAGGGTACGCCCTTCTGGCGCGCGCGCCACGGCAAGGCGCGACATGACATCCGCCCCGGCACCGGCCTGAGGATTGAGCGAACGGCCCTCAGCCACTGCCCGACCCTGCATGTCAAGCGCCCGCCAGCACAGGGATGTGGTGCCAAGGTCAACAGCCAGCGCCAAATCCGGCTGCGGCATGCCGAGGCCGGGTAAAGGCCCCGCTGCTTGCGCTCCCGCTGGCAGAACAAGATTCTCCGACGGCAACTCAAGATCAAGCGCAGTTGCGCCCCCCGACGCAGTGAAGTCAGGGTCTGGCACCTGACGGCGGCAGGCCAGGCGCCAACCAGCCTCCAGTTGCGAGGCGGAAAAAACGTCCTCCTCCGCAGGCAGGCATGACGGCGCATGGCGCATAAAACGCACACGGCAGCGCCCGCAACGCCCAAGCCCGCCGCACAGGGGCAAGGGGCGCACCAGCCCAGAAAGCCAGATGGCCTGCGAAAGGCTTTGCCCCGGCCTTGCGGCAATAGTTACTGCTGGCGCGGCGGGAGCAGCGCCGCATGGGTCTGCATGGGCATGGTCACTGGCCGAAAAAAGACGTACAAACATGCACCAAGAGTGCCTGACAGGCCCGGTAAAGGCAAGCGTGGCGCACTCCCCTGCCGTGCGGCGGTTGCTCTGGCAAAAGACGCTGTACGGCTTGTCAAACTGGCCTTTATCTTGCATATTCCATCTGCGTGGTCGTGTGCGGAAAAACACGCCGCAACACACATTTTCACGACTGTTCCGAGGCTGGTATGAATAAAGTTCTGGCGCAAGACGAAGTTGATGCCCTGCTGCGCGGGCTTTCCGGCGGGGAAATCGAAAACGAGGCGGAAACGCAGGAAGACGATTCCGGCATTGTGTCCTTTGACCTTGCCAATCAGGATCGCATCATCCGCGGGCGCATGCCCGTGCTTGAAATCGTTAACGACCGTTTTTCACGGCTTTGCACCAACGCCCTTTCAAACTCTGTGCGCAAGCGCGTGGAGCTGAACCCCATATCCATTGATATGACCAAGTTCGGCGAGTTCATGCGCTCGCTGCCGGTGCCCACCTCCATCAATATTTTCAAAATGGATCCCCTGCGCGGCAATGCCATCATGGTTGTTGATTCGCGTCTGG
This region of Desulfovibrio sp. genomic DNA includes:
- a CDS encoding small ribosomal subunit Rsm22 family protein, whose protein sequence is MSAKDDSFNDSDRRSRRSGEGSSQPRRQSPRRPDDRPVRRDGADGRFAGRDDRNSGRQDDRRDNRRDGRSSDRRDDRPGGRPNSRPGSRPSRGQDDRRDARRDGRQEDHRENRRDDRRPTDRPADRRDDRRQDGRSPNAPRDRYGRPAFRPEKREGDRDFARSGQRSFERQNQRPAVRSFELGAWPAARALFPPLSAETQRILDMLPEALTKVWPLNAGHKRSLPDDVAQLSRLLTTERAGLARPYWSSPASISAYLYYFLPWNLVRLTRLLASLPLTDPRTVAPQGGEALLVDVGSGPLTLPLALWLARPEWRSAPVRVLALDTSSQPLELGKTLMEVLGELTGQPVWPVRVARAPLDQVVRQAAPLLSGGRARPWLVSAANVLNELRFGKKRSRGASAIEDEDEFDSLDAEDMDIDGNPAAVEADGEKPEGCREDRLDSFLESLSPLFDHADSRGPAPVGPSLLFVEPGTRLGGSTIMRLRQLAVDGGLTALAPCTHQADCPLLRGQGGRTWCHFTFGSEGAPLWLEDLSQASGLGKSGLSLSPLLLAAMPEAEAQTSDSLAARVLSAPFMVPGLAGRARYACSGKGILLLENAESLASGDELTVSIAAGAPRDRKSGALQVSPPSQQGGGFRPERRPGDDEHGRRPAPYRRDNREDGRDGTRDGGRPAGKGYPDRPSRAPQGDRRQGDDRGGQGGRPPRPQGNDRPQRDDRSGRDDRPRRDDRSGRDDRRGRDDRPDWKGRKDRQGQPDRSNRSDRSERPDRPNRQDRQDRNNRQDRPGGQDRKGRGGSSDNRSGDRRHGGNRAGKPSAPRRNKP
- a CDS encoding ASKHA domain-containing protein; the encoded protein is MQDKGQFDKPYSVFCQSNRRTAGECATLAFTGPVRHSWCMFVRLFSASDHAHADPCGAAPAAPAVTIAARPGQSLSQAIWLSGLVRPLPLCGGLGRCGRCRVRFMRHAPSCLPAEEDVFSASQLEAGWRLACRRQVPDPDFTASGGATALDLELPSENLVLPAGAQAAGPLPGLGMPQPDLALAVDLGTTSLCWRALDMQGRAVAEGRSLNPQAGAGADVMSRLAVARAPEGRTLLAGLARRQLLDIMDSLVQSGAGRVTRLCLAANTAMTDIFLDRDVEGLCAAPYRLAHKGDETVALPDFPPVYVPPLSAPFVGGDLSAGLAALLEADVPRPFVLADLGTNGELALVTETGQLWLTSVPLGPALEGIGPECGQLAGPGVVTGFTLTPMGLAAQFYEGASPDAEDAMDAARHHMAQSSACPCPACQSANAGQSPAGLAVGSAAGAGTGVGGSVARGISATGYLSLLALLLRAGVLRNDGQFVANPVMPLARKLAAGLEQPNPAGEPPASGLPRSGARLRLPHGLWLAAADVEALLQVKAAFALALDALLRAANIPASNVAAVCLAGTLGEYVRPDDLETLGFVPAVLAPRIRAVGNTALDGAALLALHSKKIPPLARMCREAVVLPLVDEPNFHTDYLRRMRFGV